In Mesoplodon densirostris isolate mMesDen1 chromosome 2, mMesDen1 primary haplotype, whole genome shotgun sequence, the DNA window GAGAATCAAGGACCCAGCAAGAGGAGATGGATATAGCTCACTCTGGGGCATCTTTATACAGTGAACTCTCAGGCCACAAGGATGCTGGTGTGGGGAGAAACCCCCAAGCATCTGGGAGAGCCTGGGTCCGTGAGAAAGAAGAAGCATAAGAATCTTGTAAACAGAGAAGGCTGCTCTGATAAAATCCACTTCCAGGGAAGGTTCTAAGCTCAATTACTGGACCCTCAGGGAGTCTGAGTCTAAGGAGGCTAGCCAATGGTGTCTACACTGCAGAGGGAAAGCCGAGAGGATTTAACAGAGGCTGTTAAGGAATGAATAATTGGGGGTGTCCAGGTGGCCAAGGGAGGTGAATTTCAAAAGATGAAGACAGTTCAAGGTACATCTGGGGTTCCAGAATCCCTTTCCATGCCATCTACCTTGACCCACAAGGCATGGCTACAGGGACAACTGGTCATCCCAgaacctccttcccttctcccctcatTCAATTTTGGACAAGAGACTAAAGACTCTTTGGGGAAGGGTTTGGGtaaagtggtttttgttttgttctgtttttcacgTCAGGGCTATACAGACACTGGCCAAATGTCCAGCTATTTCCAGGAAGGACAGCATGGAGGCTCAGGGGGTGACTTCGTGGACCCTGAGGCCCTTCTGAGGGAAGGCAAGGCACAGATAATCTCAAATCCCCTCCCACTGCCTGAAGGCCCCTCAATGGCGGCCTCCAGTCCACGTCAGGCAGGGGGATTCTCTGGGGGTGTGAAGGGTCTGGAGAACtcaaggaaggagggaggtgcCCAGGCCCCTGTAGTGTGAACCCTTCTTCTAATACGAGTGCCTGACTCAGCTTTGATTGCTGAGCATCCACTTCAAACATGGCGATCTTGAGTAAACACGTTGCCAGCCACACAACTAGATGAAGAGCCAGGCCGCCTCCCCCCACTGAGACTCCTTTCTTCTAGAGATCTTGATTGCTTTTGATAACTGACCATTTGGGCCACctgcctttttcctctttcctcgcTTTAAATTCCCACTCTTATgctttaaattcaccaataaagagtgAGCCCTCGACATCCTAGGCCCTCACCCTCAACTCCCATAAAAGCAGAACCCCAGTTCCgtgggttctctctctctctccccatgacCTCACTGTGTGGCCCCAGATGTGCCAGGTAATTTCCAGGTCctgtaagtaaaaataaaatgaaaagtaataaaCGTTTCCCCCCAAGTTTCCTGATAGTTATTGCTGAAGGGCATTTTGCAATCATAATAAAAACCAGAAGGGTTGGTCCAGCCTCAACACTGGTTGTTGATGGGCTGTGACAGGCACACAACAGCCCCCTGCAGGTCAGGGTACCATGTGCCACCACTTGAAGGTGAAGGGCTTCCTGCGCACGTTGGTGCCGCAGTGCACCTCCCCCAGAAATTTGTGGTAGGCGGAGATGTCATCCACAAAGGTGCAGCAGAGGCCCAGGGGCTCCAGCAGGGAGCGCACATGTGTCTCCAGGCAGCACACCTCCTCAACCTGGGGCCCGAATGGCTTGGGGATGCCCAGGTCCTTGTTGAGCACAATCATGTTCACCTGCAACAGGGAGGCGGGGGGGGGCACAGCTCCgtttagtgagcacctactacgCCCCGCCCTGTTCTAAGCTCACTGAAccctcccaacaaccctatgaagtagggattgtgattatccccattttacaatgatgaactgaggctcaggggggCTAAGCAACTCATACATGGCAGAGCTGAGTGGAAAACGAGGCAACCCACCCCTGTATTATGTGTATGTCCATGCATGTGCATGCGGCTATATATGTACGCATCAGCGTGTGCATTGCacgcatgcatgtgtgtacatgtgtgtatatatgtatctatgtgtgtgtatgtgtgttctaACCTCCTTCTATCGCACAGAAGACTCTCCTCTATGATAACAAGAATCCCTCCTGTCTATAAAGGCCTTTTTAATTGACAAAACACTCTCCAATCTGTTAAAGGATCCCCCAGAACCCCAGGGGGCAGCCAGAATAAGGATATCACCCCAGAAgggaatgaggcccagagagggcaagtgcCTGGGGTAGGTGGGAGGCCACACAGCAACTCAGCCAGGACTGGGACCTGGGCCTCCTGATTGGACAGCCTCAGCCGAGGGGTCCCTCTGGATCTGGCTGCCCCTGACTGGCCTGGATGAGGTTTGGGGTCCAGAGCGCCTCACCATGTTTGGGAAGAAGGCTCTGGCCTGGCGGTTCTCGTCCATCTTGAAGAGGGCAGGCAGGTCGATGATGTCCTGCTCCGTCAGCCCCAGCTCCTTCTTGAGGATGTCGCGGTTCCAGTCCAGGCAGCGCTGGGCgacagggaagaagggagggcagGCGAGTGAAGGGACATCCCTGCCACTTTTGTCAACCTCACCCCTGCCTGCAGGGGACCCGGCACTCCAGGGAGAGTGTCAATCGCACCCCGGCACTCCAGCACGCGCCGACCTCTCTGGTGCCCCTCCCACCAGTAATGGTAGTAATAAAGAGAACGAGAGAGAAGATTACAGAAATAATACTAGAAAATCCCAGAAATAACACTAGTGAGGgctcatttactgagcaccaccTACTACAAGCCAgaccctgtgctaagtgcttgcTATGCAgtatctcattgaatccttaGGCTGTCCCGTGTGGTGAGAATAACAGTGACAATGATTttgattaataataattaaaactaaTATGTACCAGAACCCTAAGtgtactgttctaagtgctttacatacattacttATTTAAGCCTCAACCTCATGAGGTAGACACTATTATTAGCCCCTTATTAGAGACTCTACCCAAAATGTAGAGTCCTTAGTGAGTTGCCCAAGGTTCAACTGCCAAAATGAGGGGCCATGATTTGACCTCAGATCTACCCGATGCCGAATAATGTCCACGGAGGGGAGTTACAATAAAGTCAACTTTCAAATAGCCAATGAGGCATTATGTGAACTTTGGGAAACTCTGCAGTTGCTTCTACAGCATCCACTCTACCCCTCCCCCTGAAATGTAGCAGCCAGTTATTGGGTTGGGTTGACTACACCCTCCCCTCTTGGTGACAGCTAATTAGTGGACCCTTGCCCCTGCCTCTTTGCTCCAGTGATTGGTTCAAGGATGGGCAATAAACCAGGATTAAGGGAATCAGTATATGGAATTCCCCTGGCTACAATAATTGGTTCAGGTTGGCACAATCAGAGTGAAATGCAAAGCTTTTGTTTGATTGTTGGGGGCACAGACCTCCCTCTTTGTGGGTGGTGTGCTACATGGATGTGAGACCTTGAACTGTTGCAGCTATACTCCTGTCACGAGGGCACCTGTAGAGCCCAAGAAGTGCAGAGAAATGGCGCTGGAGCCCTGATCAACCTGTGCCTGAAATCCATATCACTGCTGGACTTCCTACTCATATGAGTCAattaagccatttaaaaaaatcagtttgagtttttaaatttaaacttgaTACTCTAAATGTGCCCATGCAGGGCTTCCtcgatggcacagtggttgagaatctgcctgccaatgcaggggacatggattcgagccctggtctgggaagatcccccatgccacggagcaactaagcccgtgcgccacaactactgagcctaagtgccacaactactgaagcccgtgcacctagagcccatgctctgcaacaagagaagccaccgcagtgagaagcccacgcaccacaacgaagagtagcccccgctcgccgcaaccagagaaagcccacatgcagcaacaaagacccaaagcagctaaataaataaataaatatgctcaTGCAAATAAAGAGAGATCTAATTCAACTAAATATGACCCTTTTGACTGGTATCTACTTCTGGATACAATCTTTGAGATTTAGGGACTCAAAAGGTGGGATTCATCCATAGATAGAAAACTTCAGGGATCTCTGAtcccctaaaacaaataaaaattcatgGCATGTGTTTACATATGAAATTTTCTGGAGAGCAGGTCTGTAGTTTTCATCATATTTTAATGAGTGTGGGTCTCCCCCAAATGCTGTGGGCTCTAGCCTTACAGAGTCTTCTTGGTTCTTTAGTACTGCCTGATACACCTTCCTTCCCAGGTCTCCTGTCTGCTTCTAGCCTCCACTGACCTGCTTTGTCACCCCATTCAGCCTCCAGTTTAGAGGCGTAAACCAGGAAGCCTAGACCGAATGCTTGTTGAGGCCCTTCCCTCTATCATGTGCCCTGAACCCTTGGCCATTCCCTACGGAAGCCCCGAGGCTGTAACAGGTGCCGTTGGTCATAGCCTTGTCCCTCCCACAGGCCCCTGCCCCGCCCTCACCTGGAAGTACTGGTTCTCCTGCACGAGGCTCTCATTGGACAGAATCTTGTTGATGGTGATTCGCTTGCTGCTCATCCCGCCCAAGCCTGTGGGGGTCAGAGGACAGGGGACAGTCTAGCTTTAGGTGTCCAGCCTGGGCGCTCCCCTTTGCCAAGGCCCCCAGCTTCTGGGCTAACTCTTAGGatgagggagaggggctgggacaggctggggcaCAGGAGGGCAACCCCAGGGGTAACTCCTTTCCCCAGGGTTGGCCATGTCACCTGGGCCAGGGAAGGGGTGGCAGCTGTCTTGCTCTCTCTCTGGCCAGAGGGTAGGGTGGCACAAGAAGCCTGCTTCTAAGGATGGGCAGCAGACCAGAGGGAGTGTGGCAGAAGCAGGATGCCAAGGGGTGTCACTCTTCCTGTTTTCCAGACCTGCCTCATGCTTGGCCCTTGTCCTGGTCTATGCCTGCATCTGCCTCCTATTCCATCATGATGGCCCACGTGGCTTCTGGCTTGATTAGTGATACCTAATGCTCATGGAGCGCCTGCTATGTGGCAGGTAGTCGTCTAGATATTTACATGGATTAACTCAATAATCCTCCCCACATTTCTATAAGGTAGCTTCCAGCATTAAGGAtgaagaaatagaggcacagagaagttacatgACTCGTCCAAGGTCTTACAGCTAGTGGCAGAGCCTGTAAGCAGaccaggcagtctgattccagaTCCTAAGctattaactctttttttccctgCCTGATGCTGGTCCACTGTGTTTCCTAGTCCTGTAGCTTGTTAGTGGCAAAGAGATTGGTGCTGTTGCACCCTGTACCTGAGCTGTCTCCACACCACCCCTTGGACCTATTTGTACAAAGATAATAGTTCCTATATCCTTATGGGTAGCTTTGAGGGCTTAATATAGAAAGAAGCCTCCAGAAAGTCAAGACTCATGCCTgccaatataaaacaaatttcCTATCGGTGGGAATTAAAAAATGACAGTGGTCTTAAGTTGGTCTTGTCCATCCCAGGCACCAGTCACTATCAGGAACACTGCCTTTCGACATGGAGGGTGGTAATGTATGTAAGTATCGAGCAGCCTTAGGGGTGCAGACTTTTGGGAGCAGGTGGATTAGAGATGCCAACCTGAAAGGGGTCAAAAGGGAATGTAGGAAGAGCACATAAGGAATTGGCATGGCCTCTCTAACCTGGCTCACCGTCTGCGCCTGATCGGCTTTGTCTCTTTCCATGATTAATTTAAGAGCAAAGCTCATCCCAGTCTGTCTATCCCAGTTATGTGGATGTCTAAATTAAGCAGATGATTTCTCACTCCGGGACTGATGGTGATGATGTCTGACTGTACGTCAGGTCTGTCGACTTCCACTTTTCTTCCTACCCCTCAAGTGCATTATGTATATTCTTCTCTATCTCCCTTTCGAAAGCTCCTTGAACACAGATTGTGTGTCAATTTTGAGCTATTTAACTCTCCTTGGGGTCTGGTGCCATTTGAAGTATACACTAGGTCCCAAAGAAGCACTAGGCACTGTTGATGGTCATAAGGGGCAGCGGGCAGCTCGATGGTCCTGTTGGCCACAGCGAGGGTCACAGAGGCCAGGGCTGCCTCCCACCACGGGGACCTCACAGCCCCGGAGCGGGCCGGATGTCCAGGAAGTGGAGCTGGGTGTTCAGGGACAAGGCACTCATCTGCCCTGTCCTCCCAAGGGTCCCTCTGGGGGCTCAGCTCCCTGCTCCCTGCCAAGGCCCTGCGGGCACTCACCTTTGAACATGATGGCCTCCCCATGGCCCTCCTTCTGCTTCTCTCGGAAGAGCTTGTAGCAGGCCGAGGTGCTGGCCATGAGCATCCGGAATTTCTGTGAGAGACCATCCAGAGGGCCAGTGTCAGCAGAGAGGAGGTGGCCAAGAAACGTGAAGAAGCCCCCGCTCTCAGCACCCGGGGTCCCACCTGCATATTGTCTCAAGCCACTCTCTGCCAAGCAAAGGCCACCTGGCAGGGTTTTCTCTATTTTAGAGGAATATTTCTCACCCTTCCTGCTATAGAAATTCCTCCACCTTAGCAATGCCATCGAGTCAAAGCTCAGAGTCAAAGGTGACCTTGTACAGAGAGGAAGAGCTTCTCCAAGTGGCCAAGAGGCCAGGCCATTGGCACCTGATTTCCAGGATTTGAAGTTGCAgctgtttcttttcacttcttgGGAAATGAAAGAACCTCTTTCCAGAGCCCCAAGCCCATACCCCATTGCTCTCTAGAGCATTATGGCCAGTACAGTAGCCACCAGCCCTGTGGGATTATTGGACACTTGACTTGTGGCTGATCTGAGTTGAGATGTGCTAAgagtaaaatacacaccagattctGAACACTtagtataaaaaaagaatgtaaaatctctcatgaataatttttataatgactACATGCTAAGGTGCTAATATTTTGGATTTATTGGGTTAAACATTTACCTGCTACAGAAACAATGTACAAACCAGTTTTAGCctacttccttcttcctctctgtgGTAGGCTTCCTCTAGATACCCCTCTCTGTTGACAAGAGCTGGCAGTACAGGGGATCTGCACTATCCTATTCACTCCATCCTCAGGGGCCAGCTCACCTCTGTGCCTGGGATGGGGACGAATGTCATGAACTCATCTACATGGCCCACGGTCAGCCAGTCCGAGTAGAGCTCCACGGGTGCCTGCACCTGCTGGGCCTGCAGGAAGTCCCTCACCACCTTGGTCATCCTCCGACCACCAGacctggggtggggttggggaggagaCAGTTCTTCAGAAGGTTGCCCACTGTGCCTGTCTCACCAGAGGGTCTGCAGGAGAAGTTCAGCCTCTAGAATCTAGCCTGGACCCAGAATAGCATTGGCGGAAAAGTCATGGGAAGGAGCCTGATTTGCAGGGACCCTAGCACAGGCAGAAAGGTGTTTGAGCCCAAGGGGAAAAAGGAGGAGTTAGCTGTAGCCATGGTCGGTGTGAAGAGCATAGAGCCCAGTCTTTGGCCGCTGATGGTGTCAGTAGGTGTAAGAAGCCAGCTTCTGTGCTCAGGGATCCCTCATGGACTGCTGGAGAGGGCTAGGACACAGGCATGATTCCAAAATCTTCCCTAGCCTATGTACCTCTTCGCTGTTAACTTCTCAACTTCAATCATTTCAAGTgacacctcttccaggaagcccttccTGACTTCCACACTCCCTGAGGTCTTCAATCTCCCCATTACCCTTAAAATATAACCCAAAAACCTCACAGTGGCCAACAAATGTCTctgtgatctggcccctgcctgtCCCTCCTACCtcatcttcctcccttcctccttgttCCGTTTGCTCTAGCCACACGCTAAACTTGTTACCAAGGTTTTGTCCTTTCTATTCCTTCTATCTGGGACGCTCCTTCCCTTTGATCTTCCCATGGCTGCTTCCTTCTCATCATCTGAGCCTCAATTCCAAAGTCACTTCCTCAAAACCACAAAAGCCAAAGTGCCCCTGCCCCATCACTCTTTATCATGTaccctattttatcttcttcattgCACCTATTAGCACTCAGAAGTAtcttatttatttgcttgcttcCATGTTTACTGTCTATACTGCCTCCACACCTAATGGAAAACTTCCCGAGAGCTGGGActttgttttgctcactgctgtctCCCCGCAGTCCAGAACAATAGCTGGCGCAGAGAAGACTCTCAATAGATATTTGTCTCTAAGAAGACTCCCTGTGAACTCCCCTAAGGGGGTTAGGGACCCCTCCTTGGGTTTCCCTGACCCTGTATCATTCTATCACTGTACACATCCTCTGTTTCATGTCTGTGATCTCCACCATCTCCTGGAAGGTGGGGCTGGGCTTCATGTTTGGAACTCCATGTCTGACATAGGGCTTAGTGCTTGGCTGGTGCCTGGGAAATACctgctgaatggatgaatgactGTTGagtggagggagaaggagggcagGGTGAGCAAATGGTCACTATCTGTGTCAGTGGCCTCCCGCAGAAGGTAGAGGATCCCATGTGGCTTATAGGGACTTGGTGCCCAAATCCTGGCTGGTCCCACATGTGCAGGTTCCTGGCAGCCCTTTTGTGAAGTGAGGACCCACAGTACTCACTCTCTCCCCAGCAACCACTCTAAGGAAAAATCTGCCTTCTCATCGACTGGTGGGTGACCTGGGGAGGGAGTGAAGGTGTTGTTGATAGGCTAGGGAGCCAGGGACTCAGGCTTTGGGGCAGAGCCATGTCTTCTCATGTGTCTTTTGTGAATGGGCACCCCCGAGGATTTGTTGGTGTGCTCCCACTGATCCTCTTTCAGTACTCCTTCTCTGAACTCCTTCATCCCTTCCCCACTTTCTTTAAAATCTCATTATCTTCCCTCCCATTTGGGGAAGGgggttatttatttagttttgtattAGGTCCTAATTCATGCTAAGATGTAAAGGCTAACTTGGTTTTCTTTCCAGGAGTGTCTGTATCTTGTCAGAGAGTCATGGGAGAGGTTAATTCTCCCAGCCAATCACTCCGTGTATGAGCAACCCAGTCTGCTCCTAAAGGGAAACAATAACTCCCCTCACCACCCCCCTTCACCACCACTGCCCGCAGGCCCACCCTGGCTTCTCTTACAGAGGAAAGCTGCTCCCGATGAGGATCCGGCCCAGGGGGTATGTCTTGCCATTCACGGTCACTGGCGGACTGACCTCTAGGTTCCCAAAGGAATCAAGGCTGGTGACAGGCTCAAAGAGGGGCTCCCGGGTCACGTAGCCAAAATCTGGGCCCTGGGCAAGAGACACCCGTCATTAGTCTCTTGCAGCCAGGAGCCCTTAGCCCCAACCCAGCCACCCTCTGATGACCACTTTTCACTACCTTTGGTCTGGCTCTGTGGGCACTTAGCTTCTAGGGGGGTCACCCATGCTCTTCTTATTCCCACTGATGAGCAGGACCCTGGCATGGGGAGGCTGAGTTTGTGAGCATGTCAGTATGAGTGTGAGAATGAATGTGAATATacgagtgtctgtgtgtgtgtatacatctgGGTCTCTGTGAGTGCCTCTATTTCTTAAACACGGAGACATATTGGTGATTTCTGGTTTGGTCCTCATTTTGTGCTATTGATATCCCCACTCATCTCTTAATGTGAGCAAGAAATGGACCTTTGCTGTTGTCAGCTATTGAGATATGGGGGCTGTTTGTTACTGCAGTCTTACCAAGTGAAAGCTGACCAATACATGCAGGAATGGCAGATATGTAACATATATACCATCCCAACCCATTCCCAACTAACCATATTTATTCACGGAGCCCAGATatagcctcagaatccttcttagCACAGAGCTCCAAGAGACTGCAGTTACATGATATAACCCCAGTGACGCCCCCTGAATTTTTAGTTTCCATTCATGATTTTTTGGTAAAAAAGTAGGGATCTTGCTTGGGAGCTTGCACTGGGGCTGGAATTAAGCTTGTCTGACAAAAATCCTTGTTAATAAAAACCAAAGAATGAGAAGATGTGGCTTATCCTGGCCCAGCTTAGAGGCTCAAGGGACAGCTGTGCCCAGTAGGGTGAATGGCTGCAGCTTAGTGCTTTCTCGCCTATGAGGCCCAGATGGCAAGGTGAGACTCACCAGAGGCTGGGCAGCTGGGGCTTTACAGCCTCATATGGGCAGGCAGGCATGCAGCACAAAGCTGGGCTTGGCCCAGGCCTCCAGGAATAATTCAGTCCGGGGGCCTTGGTACTAGGCCAGCCTGGAACACTGAAGGCAGGTGGTGACCCGGGAAGAAGGAGTAAGAGAAGGATCTGAGAGGCCTTGGTTCTCCTGCCTGCTGGCTGGTTTGACTACCCCTCATGTTGGAGGAAGTGGACAGCCCTCACCGAGGACAGTGTCCAGGGCTGTGGAATGAGAACCAGAACAGCAGCTAATAATAGTCATTGTATCAGGAGCAGCACGGATGCCTTATATAATGCTTTCAATCTTCACAATAAGCCTGTGAGATGGATACTGtttctatccccattttacagatgagcaaactgaggcttgaGGAGGCTAAGgtgctttcccaaggtcacattgcTGCTAAGGGGTGGAACTGGGACTCAAGGCCAGATCTGTCTGGCATTCCAGAGCTTTGTGCTCACACCACTGGCTCTGCCATCTCCCTGTGATGAAGGGACTAGGTTAGTGAATGTTCTCAAGAAGCAGGTGTGGACCTGGCAAAGGGTTGCCTCTGAGCAGCCCTGATGTCTCACGGGAGGCTGCCctgtgtgtgaccttggcaaagcCACCTGATCTACCCAGTCTGTTTCGTGTTCTGTTCAAGCCTCCCCCTGCCTGTCCAGGGTGGAAGGTGAGGACAAAGACGACTGATTTTGGTTCTGTCCTCATTCAGTTGGTTGTTGAGGGCATAAAAGGAGAGTGGTAATGACCTCTAGAATCGAGGGTGGGGGTcagattgcttttttaaaaactcatgaactgaaaaaaatcacagatttaATGAGCTTTGAAGTTGGAACCATGCTTTTCGACAATTGCTTAAGTATAATTTTCCTCTTTGAAATTTCAAAGGTGGGGCAGTGTCAGGAGTCAGGCCTATGTCTCCCATAGCTCTCATTTCCCATGAGAGAACTCTCCATGTTTTGGAAAAGCATCAGTTATCAGAGCAGGAAAGGATGTTAGAGATTACTATCCCAACggacccattttgcagatgagaagatGGAGGCAACAGACTAATTTGCAGTAAACTGATTTGCCAGGGGTGCCCAAGGCCTCCCGACCACTCTGTCCTGTAAGAGTCCCAGGATTgtgccctcccccatcccccaaggTGGTCCTCAGCATCTCACCAGGAGCTGCTTCACTGGGAAATCCTTCAGGTTTCCATCTCTGGGGGAGTCCAGAACCACAGGGAAGCCTTTGTGGGGGGCCTCGATGTAGCCAAACTCGATTTCATCCTGTGGGGACACCGGGAAGAACTATCAGATGAGCCCAGGGGGCCACCAGTGAATACTAGCCAGCCTCCCCAATCCTCCTCCCAAGCACATGATGGCAGTGGTTTCTTACATATCCCTCCTTAGATAGTCTCTGCACATCCCCAGCATGTTTGTACTCATACTGACAccattttaaaagacataacTGGTAACATCTGTATACATTTTCCTGCAAGTAATACCTTAACTGGAAGTGCATTCTTTATTTATAGATTGGCTTCTTTTTAGCTAATGTATAGTACTCCACAGAAAGGCTGTCCAATCATATGGTCACCCCCTTGCCCCGtggatgaacatttgggttgttttacaGTCTTCCGCTACCCTAAGAAGCTGCAGTGAATTACCTTGTACATTTCTGTCCCTGTGTACATGTGCAGGTGTGATCTGAGGGCAGAATTCGCATacgtggagcagctgggcgcCAGGGCATTGACATTAAGCTGCCTCTTCTTGCCTGAGCCCTGGACCACATCCTTCCCGGCTTGGGGTTCCTTACCTGGATCCAGCGATCTCCCCGGTTCATGTACTGGAAGCAGACCTTCAGTTCACAGTTGGTTTTCTCAACCAGGTTCTTCACCTCTTTCAGGAACAGGTAATTGTCCTTCATGCTGAGAAGTGTGGGAAGAGGGGGAGGCCAAGAGGGAGGGTGAGGAGGGATGAGGGCCAGCCCACTGAGGTGGCAACAGCAGTTGGCATCTCTGGGCTGCGCTGGGCAGATGAGGCCACATCTGTGTTCAAAGGCACCTTTGCAAAGGCCACTGGAGTCAAGGGCCAAGCAAACTCATCCCCTCATGCAGTGTTTACCAAAGtcatgaacaaacaaaatgaggAAGGGAATTCTCACCCTTACCTGCCCCAAAGCCTTACATCTCTGACTCCCCAGATTTCCAAGGAAGAGCTATGCCTAGCATGGAGGCAGGGGATGGGTCCAGGACAGCAGGGGTGTGTGGCCAGTATCACCTGCAGGCACTTCTTTCCCCTGCTTCTCATCTCACTGTAGCTGTCTAGCGCATAATAGATGCTCAGTTAAAGAATTGCTGGATGAATAAGATGAGTTGAATATCCATTGTAGAGAAAGGTTCCTGACTACATGGTATGGGCCAAGAAGATATGGGAAAGAAAtgctagttattattttttagagcacAAAAACTCTGTGCCAGGACCTTGGATGAATACTTCACCTGCTTCATCTCACTTAATCACCACAGTGACTCTGTGATGTGAGCGTCTcagagaaacagaggcacagagaggccaagtgagttgttcaaggtcacacagctggtaagtaacAGAGCATGATctgaactcaggtctgtctgcCCCTGAAGCCCCAGCTTTAGCCACTCTCTGTGCAGTGCCTACTGCTTACCAGCACACAAACACCGACAAGGGAGGCAGGATGTTGGGGGTCATGATCCACGGAGCAATCCGGAATGTCACGGTGTCCGTGAAGATGGGTGTCAGGGGGATCTCCTGGGcgtgggagaggagaggaggggatcAAAAAGTCTTGTCAGGGTGCTTTTCACTCCTGCTTAACAAAGTGGGTGAAACCGACAACAGTAGTGCCTAAGGGAGCACTTAAGGTGCGCCAGGTCCTATTTTTACATGTGAGATTTCATTTCTGCCCTACAATAACCCCAGAGGGTAGATAGTATTATAATCCTTgttttagagatggggaaaccaagTCACATagctgtccaaggtcacatggttaGTAAGTCGTAGAGCCTGTACAtaagcccaggcagtctggctgccAAGCCCATACTCTCAACCACGGTCTGATCTCGCTGCATCAAAGTTCTCTTCCTGAAATCGGCTCACACGATGGCTGAGCCAGCCCCGGCCTTCCTCTGGTTTTGCTCTGGGCACCTTGCCCTTTTCTATGTGTGAGTGTTATCATGTTATTGGGGGAAATTTTGATATGTCCACATTGTTCTTTAAGGAAAGTTTCGGGAAGCTTGCCTGCAACTTGAAGGAAGATGAGATAGGATTCCTTTGCATGGCTGGCTTTGGAAAGCTACAGGAAACTGGCCCCTGTCCTTGGTGGGGAGGATGGAGGTGGCCTTTCCTGCATGggtctgcctttttttaaaatttatttatttatttatttatttatggccacacTGTATGGCaagcgggatctcagttccctgaccagggatcgaacctgtgccccctgcagtggaagcgcagagtcttaaccactggacctccagggaagtcccccgggGTCTGCCTTTTGAGTGTCCGCTGGAGGGGGCCAATCTGAGAGACCCTGATGGCCAGGTTGCTCCAGGCACTGGGGGAGCAGGAGaagccc includes these proteins:
- the LOC132477711 gene encoding protein-arginine deiminase type-2 — encoded protein: MLRERTVRLQYGSRVEAVYVLGTHLWTDVYSAAPAGAQTFSLKHSERVQVEVVCNRQPEEVAADGKQRWRLSPSTTLRLTMSQASAEASSDKVTVNYYEEEGVTPMDQAGLFLTAIEISLDVDADRDGVVEKNNPRKASWTWGPEGQGAILLVNCDRDTPWLPKEDCSDEKVYSKEDLKDMSQMILRTKGPDHLPTGYEIVLYISMSDSDKVGVFYVENPFFGQRYIHILGRRKLYHVVKYTGGSAELLFFVEGLRFPDEGFSGLVSIHVSLLEYMAEEIPLTPIFTDTVTFRIAPWIMTPNILPPLSVFVCCMKDNYLFLKEVKNLVEKTNCELKVCFQYMNRGDRWIQDEIEFGYIEAPHKGFPVVLDSPRDGNLKDFPVKQLLGPDFGYVTREPLFEPVTSLDSFGNLEVSPPVTVNGKTYPLGRILIGSSFPLSGGRRMTKVVRDFLQAQQVQAPVELYSDWLTVGHVDEFMTFVPIPGTEKFRMLMASTSACYKLFREKQKEGHGEAIMFKGLGGMSSKRITINKILSNESLVQENQYFQRCLDWNRDILKKELGLTEQDIIDLPALFKMDENRQARAFFPNMVNMIVLNKDLGIPKPFGPQVEEVCCLETHVRSLLEPLGLCCTFVDDISAYHKFLGEVHCGTNVRRKPFTFKWWHMVP